The proteins below are encoded in one region of Glandiceps talaboti chromosome 17, keGlaTala1.1, whole genome shotgun sequence:
- the LOC144448202 gene encoding amine sulfotransferase-like — protein MSSQRKWSGLFYEGCYFLKDIHDEEALKEHRIDDWDIRDDDIVVVAFPKSGTNWLVNALSLLLPDASRSLPSTGKTPRPCLLYEKPVESDGVYAEQQRTMTRSLQEMKSPRIIFTHVTPKLFHSRWRTGKIRCKIIYITRNPKDVCVSYYHCVKCIGIVNMSLPWADWVREFTEGRIAFGPWLEHVSSWKRYGLDDNVLHVDFEDMKKDLKSVLMKMSEFLGRRQTEKQLIDVIERCTFDRMKKEGLWTGDGSYYRKGEVGNWKRHFTVAQNEEFDEQITSKLKEHGLDLNFQ, from the exons ATGTCCTCCCAGAGAAAATGGTCGGGGTTGTTTTACGAAGGATGTTACTTTCTGAAAGACATACACGACGAAGAAGCCCTCAAAGAACATCGCATTGACGACTGGGATATACGTGATGATGACATTGTCGTAGTTGCGTTCCCAAAGTCAGGGACAAACTGGCTGGTCAACGCTCTCTCCCTTCTATTGCCCGATGCAAGCAGGAGTCTGCCCAGCACTGGTAAGACACCTAGACCGTGCTTGTTGTACGAGAAACCTGTGGAATCGGATGGTGTCTACGCAGAACAACAAAGAACCATGACGCGATCGTTGCAGGAAATGAAATCCCCAAGAATAATATTCACGCATGTGACACCAAAGCTTTTCCATTCGAGATGGAGAACGGGAAAAATAAGATGCAAAATCATTTATATCACCAGAAATCCTAAAGATGTCTGTGTGTCGTACTATCACTGTGTCAAATGCATCGGTATTGTCAATATGTCGTTGCCATGGGCTGATTGGGTACGTGAATTCACTGAAGGCAGAATCGCATTTGGTCCTTGGTTAGAGCACGTGTCGTCATGGAAACGGTATGGTTTAGATGATAACGTCTTACACGTCGACTTCGAAGACATGAAGAAAGATCTTAAGTCTGTATTGATGAAAATGTCAGAGTTCCTTGGCAGACGtcaaacagaaaaacagttgATTGATGTAATTGAGCGATGCACGTTTGATCGAATGAAGAAGGAGGGAT TATGGACAGGTGATGGCAGCTACTACCGTAAAGGTGAAGTAGGAAATTGGAAACGCCATTTCACTGTGGCCCAGAATGAAGAATTCGATGAGCAAATAACGTCAAAACTGAAAGAGCATGGATTAGATTTAAACTTTCAATAA